The DNA region AGCCCTGTCAAATGCAGAAGTTTTTTTAATACTTCTGAAAGCACAGTCTTAGAATCTGTCCCCTCATTTAGAAGCTCGGCAATTTCCTTTAAGATGTTTAATTCTTCGAATCTTGACTCTTCAGACATTCGATCCCCTCCAAATCAACACATAATTAAATCATAGTCGTTTCTTAATCCCTGTGGCAAGAATCAGGCATATTTAAGGAATGGAGTGATGTTACGAATGTGTAAAAATGAAAAAAATTGGAAATTCTCCTTACCTAAAATTCTTATCTGCCAAATTGTTGGTTTTATCTGCCACTTTCATTGATTTATTTGCCACTTTCATTGATTTATTTGCCACTTTCATTGATTTATTTGCCACTTTCGTTGATTTATTTGCCACTTTCGTTGATTTATCTGCCAATTTATACTCTACTCAATTTTACAGTTCGGACACCTGTTATTAAGAGGTGCAAATTTAAACTTTGCACCTCTTAACTAAACTATGGTTCAATCTGTAAGAACTCAAGCACCTCATGATCTGGCCCCTCGTAAAACACCGTTTTCCAGCCATTTTCAAGGACATAAGGACCCTCCAAAGGTGCTCTGCCTCGCTTAGCAAACCGATTGACTATGTCTCCTATTCTATCAACCTCAAAACATAGGTGAACAGCCTGGGGAGTACTTTGTTGCTGGGGCCCACTAAAAATGAGTTCAAGGCGAAAATCATTCCTTACTAAAAATATGAGTTCCTCATCATCAAAGATCATTCGTCTTTCTTCCTGAAGACCAAGATAATCCTGATAAAAAGCCGAAGATGTCTCTAAATCATTTACCTCAATCGCTAAATGGTGAAAACGCATAAAAATGTCCCCTTTATATGATTAAATTCATATCTCCAAACTCATGCCATAGGTAGTTATTTTTAATCGCATCATCATACGCATTCCATAATTTATCCTGTGGTACAAAAGCCGTCAGCATGTCAAGATGGCTGGCCTTTGGTTCGTGGAACCCCGTGATAATTCCATCTACCCACTTCAGCGGATAGCTTTTGGTAATATAAAGATTTGTGATACCGGATAATCTGCCGGTCATCACAGCACTCTCCAGAGCTCTTACTACTGTTGTTCCAACAGCTATCACCCTTCCACCCGCCAATTTTGTCTTCACGACCTTCTCTACAGTACTTTCAGTAAGCTGATATTCTTCATAATTATTAGTCGGTGAAAGTTCAAACTCTTCATCCAGCAAATAACTTAGACCGGTATGAAGCTGGATAAAATCAAGCTCAATACCTTTACGCTGCAGGTTGAAGAGCAGTTCCCAGCTGAAGGCTCTGCCCGCAGAAGGCATCTCGACAGATCCAGGCTGGCTGGCAAAAACGGTTTGATAGTAATCCAACTCCCAGTTATTAGTGATATACTCATAGCGAACCGGTTCGCCAAGAGAATAAATACTATTAAATAATTCTGTTCCTTTACTGGAAAATTGGATTGTTTTTAACGGGCTGTTATCTGGATAGGCGATGACAGTCGCAGATAGTTCGGATGAAAACTCCAGAGTATCACCTTGTATAACTTCATCTGCAACAATTAGCACCTCCCAAGTTTCCTCCGCACGACGCCTCGCTAAGCGAATCTCTACCTTATCCTTGATTAGCTTTTTCTCCCTTAGCACCTTGGCATGAAGAACCGCAGGTATAGTTCGACTGTTGTTTAATACAAGCAAATCTCCACGCTTTAGATAATTAGCCAGCCGGAAAAATTGGTCATGCCTAACCTCCCCTGTTAACTTATCGAGAACCATCATCTTCACATGATCCCTTCTTAGCCCTCGTCGTTCAGGAGGCTGTGAGGCATTTAAATTAGAAGGAAGGCAGAAATCAAACGCGGTTGCTCCCATCATCCTTCACCCCCGGTAAATTCCTGGGCTTCATATCGCTGGCCGTTTATTCCTGATGATTTTTCTGAAGCTAAATATAAGAAAACTCCAACAACTTCCTCCGGCTTAGCTAATGGATAATCGCACTCAGGAACAGCCAATCGATGCATTTCCGTATCCATTTCTCCAGGGTCAACCATGTTCACACGAACATTTGTTGAGGCTAATTCATCAGCCCAGGTTTCGGTGAGCCCTTCGACTGCAAATTTTGAAATACCGTAAGCGCCCCAGCCAGCATAGCCAACATTCCCAGCTTCTGATGTCAAATTAATGATAGAGCCTAGATTACGCTGGAGCATTCCTGGAATCACTCTCCTTGCCACTAAAAACGGCGAAATAGTATTTACCCTCAATACTTCAGCAAAATCGGCTTCAGGATAATCAAGCAATAACGGCATTGGACTTGGTCCCAGAATGGATGCATTATTTATCAGGACATCAATTTTTCCATAAGCCTCCTCGGCCATTGCAACAAACCTTTCCACATCTCTTACTAGCGAAATATCTGCTAAAACAGCTAGCACCTCAGCACCGAAAGCTACAGCCTCAGCTTTTACTGCCAGCAACTCTTTGGATGACCTTGAACAAATGGCTAACCGCGCCCCTTCTTTTGCAAAAGCTAATGTCAATGCCCTTCCTAATCCCTTGGATGCACCGGTAATCATGACAACTTTACTATTTATCATATCAATCTCTCCTTTAAGTTAACTTGATATCTCTAGCTTAAAGGTTTCCGGAAATTCTCTCCTCGGAAAAAAGCTTGAACTTCATCTACAACTTTTGGATGAGGAATCCGGATTCATTACCCAAATCTTTGAGAAATTGATATAGCGGGACACCATGAGCCCTCCATGATGACCGAATTGTTCAGAAATCGATATTGCGGGCACCATGAAAATTTTTGGATGAGAAATTTTAAAAAAACAAAAAAACAGGCTGAGGGTATCAGTCTGTTTCCGGTTATTCTTCGATCGAATAGGTTTTAAACGTTTCCAGTACTTCTACATAACGATCCTTTGTTTTTATTGGAATTCCTTGCAATAACTCAGCTTGTATCTTACTTTCAAGCTTTTCTACATCTATTTGAAAAAAGGATTGGATGATTCTTGAACGTCCTGGTCTGCCATTAAATATCGTCAATACGCCATTATCGGTAATCCCAAAGTAGCCATTTGCCTTTAGTAACGGCGAGATATCATCCTCTATTTTTCTGAATACCATCTTTGTTTCATCCATTTCAACTAGCTGCCACTGGTCATACTTTTCCCAAAAGTTCTCAATTGACCAATATGACTCATGGAGTGCTTCCTCACTTATTTCTCCATCAAGATATACTCTTTCCAAGATTATTGTTACTTGCTGAGGTTCCGTCTTTTGCTGATCATGATAGTCATCGATTTGCGTGGCGGAACCAGTCAAAATCATACCTGGTGCCCTTCCGATAAACATGAAGAGAATAACAACTAAAGCGGCAATACACAGCCGAAACAGCACTATCCTATTGAACCTCATGCAAAATCACCTCTTATTGTTATAATCTTGTAACTTTCAGTACTAGTGTAGCCTTTTTTTCCCTTTTTATCCTTATGTAAAAAACTAAAGAAAAAGGACAAAGCAAAATAGCTTCGTCCCTTTCACTATGATTACTTGTTATGTTCTTCATGTTGAATATCATTGTTTCGGTTACGATCACGTCCAATTGCACCGTCATCAGTGATAACTTGGACGGTCCTGCCATTAATGTAAGGCTTTACAGCGTTACGAATCGCCCTTACAGTTTCATCTTCACGTTTGTTATTAACTAATTCAACGGAAACTGTAACACTATTGCCGTAAACAACCGAACGCACTTGCTGCACATTGTCTATGCCTGCTACTCTCCGTTTAATTTTCCCGGTTACATTATCCTGAAATTCTGGATCTGTTTCAGTTTTTGTTGTTCCAATTCTTTGGTTCGTATGTCCATGATAGTTCGTATCACTTGTACTAAAACGATTGTCCCGCTGGAAGAATCCTCGATCATTTTTCGCAAGCGGTTTTGTAGGGTTTGGGGGATTGCCGTTTTCGTCCCTTTCCTGAAGCTGGTTCCTACGATTCCGATTATTTTCCTGGTCTTCAATACCTACTTTATGATCCATCATCTCTGTTAAAGGACCATCATTATCCGTAGGGTAACCATTCGGACTTTCTTTGTGATTCTCATTGGAGTAGTAGCCCACCGGATTGCCTGAAATTTTATTGTCTTTATTCATTGAAGCACGGTCATCATTTGCACAACCTGCCAGCCCAACTGCAATTATGGCTGAAAGAGGAATCATCCACTGCTTTTTTTTCAAGCGAAAAAACCTCCTCTAGCATTCGTGAGCATTAATATTGCTCTTCTTTAGGTTGTGAACATAGAGGAGATTTCATACTGCCAGTATAGACCAGATTTTCAAAGTGTCCTTTTAATATCATCGATGAAATTTTTTCGCAATAAAAATTGTCCGATTGTTAACTCCATTACTTGATTATATTTTTGATGATCCGTATAGGACTTTTCACGGATCAGTCTGTTCCATTCCCGAAAAATATCTGCAGGGAAGACCAAGGCGTATAAAAAGGCTTTTTCCTTTAACAAGGTATCAAACTTGCGATGACTTTTTAATCGTTCAAATGACCAATCAATAAAGGGGAGAATTCGATTGGCATATTGTAAATAATCCAAGACTTCTGGGCCGATACTAATTAAATCGAAATCAATTAAGTGCAGCTTCCACCGTTTATCACGCAAGAAATTATGATGTGCCACATCACCATGAAGAACAACAAAAGGTTCATTCATATAAAATGATCGACTTTCCTCCATTTTATTTATAGACCAATTGGCCCAATCTAACATTTCCGTTAAGTATTTTTCATGCATAAAATATTTTAGTGTTGGAAGGTTGGTTGCAAATAAATTAGTCCTTTCCTTCCATTTTTTAATAATCGTGCTTTGGGGGAGAAGTGTTCGATAACGAGATTCAAAGTTCCTAGTCACTTGATGAAATTGCTCAAGTAATTCAATTCCCTCTTGACGGCTTTTTTGAGTCTGAAAGGTAAATGGCATTTTATTTGGGTGGATGTATTCGATGCCGCCAAAATAGTGTCCATCGAAGTAGAGCATTTCATCGACAGGTAGTCTTACGAATTGGTATGTGTTTGAAAAACCCTCTTTTCTTAATGTACGTATAAAAGCTTCTTGCAACTTAAGCCGATTGTTTGTCTGGTACCCTTTGATCATATATGAATTCTTAGTTGTTTTTAACATAATTACACTTTTACGAAACGGCACCATTTCAATAATGTCCTCTCGAAAATGCGACCGAAAATAAGAGAGGAGACGGATGAAATAATCATCGTCTCCTTTTTTGTTAAAAGTCATACTCATTACTTTCGTCATTGTAACGCTGCATACCAAACTGGTTTCCGTCCATTGGTCCCATACCATACGGGTTCATGTATGGCGGCTGAGCCATATCCATTGGCCCTGTATAGGGTGCGCTGTATATCGGCGGCGTCGGAGGTACGAATTCCGGTTGCATTGGTGCTGGTCCTGGTGCACCACAGCCGCAATCACCACCAGCGCCTACTGGTATATTTCCTGGTGCTGGATATGGCTGTTGCATAAATGGCATTTGACCTACACCCCTATCCGGTGATTCAAAATCTTGTTCTCCCATCACTCGTGGTGCAGGACCCATCTGCGGATAGCCATAAGGCATTTGACCGTAGGATGCTGGTGCCCCCATTCCCATTGGAGGTCCGCCCATTCCTGGATAGCCCATTTGCGATCCACCCATTGGAGGTCCGCCCATTCCTGGATAGCCCATTTGCGATCCACCCATTGGAGGTCCGCCCATTCCTGGATAGCCCATTTGCGATCCACCCATTGGAGGTCCGCCCATTCCTGGATAGCCCATTTGCGATCCACCCATTGGAGGTCCGCCCATTCCTGGATAGCCCATTTGCGATCCACCCATTGGAGGTCCGCCCATTCCTGGATGGCCCATTGGCGATCCACTCATTGGTGGTCCGCCCATTCCTGGATGACCCATTTGCATTCCCATTTGAGGTCCGCCCATTCCTGGATAGCCCATTTGCGATCCACTCATTGGTGGTCCGCCCATTCCTGGATGACCCATTTGCATTCCCATTTGAGGTCCGCCCATTCCTGGATTGCCCATTTGCATTCCCATTGGTGGTCCGCTCATTCCTGGGTTGCCCATTTGCATTCCCATTGGCGATCCACCCATTCCTGGGTTGCCCATTTGCATTCCCATTGGCGATCCACCCATTCCTGGGTTGCTCATGTGCATTCCCTGCATACCCTGGGCCTCCGGATTAAACCAGCCCTGATTTGCCGCTAATGGTGAACCTACAGGGGCTCCTATCGGACTTTCATCAAAATCAAAAGGCATTTCATCGTAACCTGCTGGGGCGTGATCAAATTCCGCTGGAGTTTGACCATATCCTGCTGGTGTCTGACCATACCCTGCTGGTGTCTGACCATACCCTGCTGGTGTCTGACCATACCCTGCTGGTGTTTGACCGTACCCTGCTGGTGTCTGACCATACCCTGCTGGTGTCTGACCATACCCTGCTGGTGTCTGACCATACCCTGCTGGTGTCTGACCATACCCTGCTGGTGTCTGACCATACCCTGCTGGCTGGCCGTATTCTACTGGCATCTGACCAAAATGGGCAGGATCCAAAGTTGGTGCTTGCGACTGCATTGGATAAGTCATTGGCAATTGCGGCATGAAGGATGATTCGTCATCCATTTGATAAGGCATTGCTGATGCACCGACCACTGTAGGTGCTGGACTTGGCTGATACGGCATCATTTCAGGGCCTGGATGCATTCCTGGCATCATTCCTGGTGCCCCTGGCATATTTTCTCCTAGCACTTGTGGAAATGGCATAACTGGTGGTGCTTGGAAGCCTCCAAAAGGAGGACACGGCGGCGGACATGGTAGCGGTGGACACGGCATTGGCGGGCAATAGCCAGGTCCAGGCATGACAGGTGTCATTGGTACACAATATTCTTCTTGTAGAACTGGTTGTTCAATGGGTGGTGGCGGTGCTACGATAGGTGCCTCCTTTATTGGTGCAACTGGTACAGGAATTTCCTTTTTAGGTACTTCCTTTACCTGAGGGAGAATATTAGCAGGCTTTGGCGGCAGTTGTGGTTGAATATTTGCCATGTTTACCGTATAAAAATTGTTTATATCTATTTCAGGAGCAATTTTAATTGGCATTTTCGGCTGATAAGGTACTTTAGGTGCTTCTTTGATAATTGGTACTTCTTTGATAATTGGTTTTTCTTTAACAATAGGAACTTCTTTGATAATTGGTTTTTCTTTAACAATAGGAACTTCTTTGATTGGAACCTCCTTTTTCGGAGCTGCAATCGGCTTTTCCTTGACAAACGGATGCTCAGCAATCGGCATTTCTTTTTTTGCGCCTAAATTGATTGTAGTTTCCGGTGTAGACCCCATAGGTGCTTCTTTTTTTATTGTTCCACCTGCTGTTGGGACTTTTATTTTCATACCGGGCATAATCATATCAGGGTTGCTGAGCTGTGAATTCATCTTTTTCAGCTCTTCAAAATTCACTCCGTACTTCTTGGCGATCTTCCAAAGGGTATCCCCTTTCTGTACGATATGGATCTTCACTCTGATTTCCCTCCTATGCATAAGTCCATATAGTGTATGTGGTGATAGGCAAAGTGCTAACATTCTTCACAGAAACTTATGCTTTTTTTTAATAAAATATGAATTTCCGCTAATGAATTAAAAAGATATTGCAGGTATGCTAAAATAAGTACATATATCTTGAGGAGGTAACATATGTCTGAGCAAAAGAAAGTATTAGGAGAAGAAAGGAGAACGCTGATTCTGCAAGTGTTAAAGGACAGCACGGTACCACTAACAGGAAGCGAGCTGGCAACGAGGACAAATGTGAGCAGACAGGTCATTGTCGGGGATATTACGCTGCTCAAAGCAAGAAATGAACCGATTATTGCCACGAGCCAAGGGTATCTCTATTTTAAGCAAAATTCGAATTCACCTATTTTTGAGAGAACCATTGTTTGTCAACATACACCAGAAGAAACAGAAAGAGAGCTTAATTTGCTAGTCGACCATGGTGTGTTGGTTAAGGATGTAAAAATAGAGCATTCCGTGTACGGTGATTTAACAGCATCGGTAATGGTTTCTAATCGACAAGAGGTAAAACAATTTTTAACTAACATGAAGAATTCAAATGCTTCGTTACTCTCTGAATTAACAAATGGAATTCACCTTCATACGATTTCCGCCTCCAATACTCAAGCATTGGACAAAGCAGAAGCCGCCTTAAAAGCAGAAGGTTATTTGGTAGAATATTAAAAGAATCCAACTGGATGGGTTCTTTTTTGCGTTGTGGGAAGGGGAGGCAGAGCGGGTATCCACCAGTTGGAATGGGTTATACGCTAGTTGGATTCGTTACACGCCCGTTGGGGCCGTTATACGCCAGTTGGCGCGGCTATAACGCCAGTTGCATCCGTTATACGCCAGTTGGAATGGGTTATACGCTAGTTGGATTCGTTACACGCCAGTTGGGGCCGTTATACGCCAGTTGGGGCCGTTATACGCCAGTTGGGACGGCTATCGGCTATACGCCAGTTGGCGCCGTTATACGCCAGTTGGAGCGGTTATACGCCTGTTGGAGCACCCCATCCGCCAGTTGGCTCACCTAAATCCCACAACATTAAAAAAGTACCGAGCAGATGCCCGGTACTTAGTTTAGTTCAATCATAACAGATGGATAGCTGCCAAGCATTTTGACACTGCAGCCGAGTGCTTCGAGCTCTTGCATTGCTCCTGGTATTAGAACCTCATCAAGCTTCATTTCTAAGTCGATTATGAAAAAATAATTGCCGATTCCTGTTTTCATTGGTCTGGACTCAATTTTTGAGAGGTTTATTTTTCGCCAAGCAAATGCTGATAACACCTGATGGAGTGCTCCAGCCAAGTCTGCTGGCAGAGTAACCATCAGCGTGGTTTTATAATGTGTTGAACCGCTGATTTCCTGGAAATCCAAATTTTGATTTGTCAACACGACAAAGCGCGTGTGATTATAATCAAAATCATGAATATTCCGCTGAACAATCGCGAGGCCGTATTCCTTAGCGGCTAGTTCATTCGCTATCGCTGCAGCATTAAGTTCTGGCTGATCCATGACCATTTTCGCAGCCGCAGCCGTTGAACTCACACTCTCAGAGGGAATATCTTTAAACTTAGTATGTAAAAATTTATGACACTGGGCAATGGCATGGGAATGGCTGTAGACCTTGCTTATTTCCTGCCAGTTGCCTGCATTGTCAGGGTGAACCATTAGATGTTGTTTGATAGGGATTGTAATTTCACCAACAATCGGCAGCTGAACAACATGTGTTAAATAATCAAGGGTAATATTGACTGATCCCTCAAGAGCATTCTCAACGGGAACAACCGCCAATTCCACTTTTTCATCGACAACAGCATCCATACATTCAGGAATTGTCCGATACGGTTCAGTTTCAATTCCAGGAAAAACCTTCATCACAGCTAATTCTGTGAAAGTCGCTTTTGGTCCTAAAAAACCCACCTTCATGTTTCATACACACTCCCTAAAAAAATTCTCTCTAAATAAGAAAGGGACAGTTCACTATGCCCCTGACCCAAGTACTTCTACTTTTTCGACAAATTCAAGCTTCCTTAATTCAAAAAGCAATTCGTCTATTCCCGTTATAATACCAGAAGTATTCAACGAAAGGGTCATATTTGCTCTTCCTTGCAAGGGAATGGTTTGGTGAATGGTTAATACATTGCATCCCGAGGCAGCAACAACACCAAGCAATTTTGAAAGCGTACCTGAACGATCCTCAAGATAGAAAAAGAGAGAAATGATATTCTCTTTTTGAATAGTTGAGAAAGGAAAGACAGTATCCTTGTATTTATAATAGGCACTTCTGCTTAAATCAACCTGCTGCACGGCATCCCAAATCGATTCTGCTTTGCCTCTTTCAAGCATTTCCTTGACATCGAGGGTTTTTTTCATTGCTTCAGGCAATACATCCTCACGTACTAAATAAAATTTTTTATCTAAATTCTCATTTTTCATCTCTCTACCCACCTGATTATAAGAAAAGCGCTTGGCGCATGTTCATCTTCGTCCAAGATTACTCTTGAACTTAATGGCGCCAACGCTTCACCTTCTCAAAGTTATACTAGTAAAAACTACTCAATAAACTCAAATTCAAATTCTAATAATCGAACGAGGTCCCCGTCTTTTGCACCTTTTTCCCTTAAGGCTCCGTCAACTCCCATACCGCGAAGCTGTCTTGCGAAACGGCGAACGGATTCGTCTGTTGAAAAGTTTGTCATCTTAAATAATTTTTCTATTTTATCACCTGAGAGAACAAATGCCCCATCTGGATCTCTTGTAATAAAGAAGTCTTGAGGTTCTGATTCATGCTTGTAAAGGACACGATTTTCTCCAGCTTCCTCTTCTGCATGCTCAAGAGGAAATTCAGGTGTTTGCTCAATTTTATCTGCAACCGCAAATAAGAGCTCGCGCAAGCCTTTTCTAGTCACAGCAGAAATTGGATAGATAGGATAATCCTCTTTCAACTGCTCTTTAAATTTTTGCAGATTTTCTTCGGCTTCAGGTATGTCCATTTTATTAGCAACAATCACTTGTGGACGTTCCGTTAGGCGCAGATTATATTCTTCTAATTCTTTATTGATGGTCAGGTAATCCTCGTATGGGTCACGGCCCTCTGTTGCTGCCATATCGATGACATGAACAATTACGCGAGTCCGTTCAATATGACGTAAGAATTGATGGCCTAATCCAACACCCTGGTGAGCGCCTTCAATCAAGCCCGGAAGATCGGCCATGACAAAGCTTCGGTTATCTTCTGTTTCAACCATGCCCAAATTCGGTACAATCGTTGTAAAATGGTACTCAGCAATTTTCGGCTTTGCTGATGAAACAACTGATAACAAGGTAGATTTACCAACGCTAGGAAAACCTACTAAGCCCACGTCTGCAAGCAGCTTTAATTCTAGCAGCACATCGCGTTCTTGACCTGGCTCGCCATTTTCCGCAAGCTCAGGGGCAGGATTTTGCGGGGTTGCAAAGCGAGAATTCCCTCGTCCACCTCGTCCACCTTTGGCAATAATTGCGCGCTGACCGTTTTCAACGAGGTCAGCAATCACTTCTTTTGTTTCAGCATCAATAACAACTGTACCAGGCGGGACCTTAACAATCATGTCCTTAGCATTTTTACCATGCTGATTTTTCGACATTCCATGTTCACCGCGCGGGGCTTTCCAGTGCTTTTGATATCGGAAGTCCATTAAGGTCCTTAGACCTTCGTTCACTTCAAATATAACATTGGCACCTTTACCGCCATCACCGCCGGCAGGGCCGCCTAATGGCACATATTTTTCACGGCGATACGCAACAATTCCATTACCGCCATCTCCGCCTTTTACATAAATCTTCGTTTGATCGACAAACATAGTAATTCCTCCCGCAACTTCTTTTTTAACTGATGATTGCGCCAGAGTTTCGCACGCTAGGGTACCACTTACAGTGCTGGCACAAAAGCTTCTAATGCGAGTTCGCTTTCAGAGAATTCCTTGATATCCACATCTATGTCAGATGTAGCCAGGAATTGTTCAATCAGTTCGTTTTTATTTATTATTCCGCTAAAATCAAAAAAGAAACGGACTCCTTCTATTTGCGGATCAATTGTAATCGATAAATGATTTTCTTGAAATGCCTCAATTGCCTGATCCAAGCAAGCAAAAAAGGATTGAATCCATGTTGTCAATGATAAATCATTAATTTCCACTGGTTTAGGATCGTTAAGCACTTCGTATTCAAGCTCGAAGTAGTGTCTTTCCCAATTTGACCGCAACAATAGTGAGGCAAACATTGGCAAATGAAAATTCGAGAGCTTTGATTCGTTCTGTGCAACAATCACAATTTCATCAATGCATGCTTTTGCCCGGTCAATCCTATTTAAATCCAAGTTTCCTTTAATCAATTGCAGCTTATTAAGCCAATCATGTCGTGAGTGCCGAAGCACCTTAACAATATCCCAATCTTTCTCCATAATCGCACTCCTAGACTAAGTGTCGAAAAATCTGTTTGCAGTTAGTATATCAAAAAAGTTCGATAGAGTAAGCCTTTTTTGCGCGAATGATGTCCAACAGAGGCAAAAAAATGAGGAGTTTTTCGAGAAGGTACCCCTGGAGTTCTGCGAGCATTCCTATACCATGAATGGTTGTGGGAAAATTTGCCTCATTAAGCAAAAAGAAAACTCTAACCGATCAGGTTAGAGTTTTCACTGAAAGCTTAAGCTTCTTGTGCTACTGGATAAACGCTCACTTGTTTGCGGTCACGACCCAAACGTTCGAATTTAACCACACCGTCGATTTTTGCAAAAAGAGTGTCGTCTCCTCCGCGTCCAACGTTTTCACCTGGGTAAATCTTTGTACCGCGTTGACGGTAAAGGATAGAGCCACCAGATACGAATTGACCGTCTGCACGCTTAGCGCCAAGACGCTTAGAGATAGAGTCACGTCCGTTTCTTGTAGAACCTACACCTTTTTTAGATGCGAACAACTGAAGATCTAATTTTAATAACATTTATTCCACCTCCTACTTTTTGAAGGTTATTTTTATGTGCTTTCCGTATTCTTCTTCAATCGTTCGTAATGAGACAGCCATACCTTCAAGCAGGAGCTGTACCTTCTCATATGTGTCTGCCGGAAGATTTTCCGGTACGACACAGCGGAGAAAACCATCACCGTTTTCAATCTCGGGCGTGACACCTGTTAGGGCGTGCACGGCGTTGATTGTGCCAACAGATACTGCGGATACGCCTGCACAGACAATATCCTTTCCCCGATTAGCAAAAAATGCATGACCACTGATTTCGAAGGTAGAAATAGATTCGGACTCAGTACGAGTAATCGTAATTCTAATCATTTGCTGAACAACACCTTATGCGTTGATAGCTTCGATAATAACTTTTGTGTATGGTTGACGATGACCTTGCTTCTTACGGTAGTTTTTCTTAGCCTTATATTTGAAAACAATGATCTTCTTTTGACGACCTTGCTTTTCAACTTTAGCTGTAACCGTAGCACCTTCAACAACCGGGCTTCCTACTTTAACGTTTTCGCCGCCAACGAAAAGAACTTTATCAAAAGTTACTGTTTCGCCTGCTTCTACATCAAGCTTTTCAATGTAGATTGCTTGACCTGCTTCAACTTTAAGTTGTTTACCACCAGTTTCGATAATTGCGTACATGAACTGCACCTCCTTATAAACTCAGACTCGCCATCCGCAGGTGTTTACTAGTAAAGTAAAACTTATAACCTGTTCTGTGCGGTTGTAGCACGGGTGCTACAAACATAACATTAAAATACTAACATAATATCTTCAAAAGTGTCAATAGAAATCGACAGCTTTTTGGGCTAACTCGTCCACATCACCAAATTGATTTACAACATAGTGATGATGGGAAGATGGCACCGTCACAAAAAACACTTTAAAGTGAAGCATTTCTTCTAAACTTTCCA from Neobacillus sp. FSL H8-0543 includes:
- a CDS encoding VOC family protein gives rise to the protein MRFHHLAIEVNDLETSSAFYQDYLGLQEERRMIFDDEELIFLVRNDFRLELIFSGPQQQSTPQAVHLCFEVDRIGDIVNRFAKRGRAPLEGPYVLENGWKTVFYEGPDHEVLEFLQIEP
- a CDS encoding S-adenosylmethionine:tRNA ribosyltransferase-isomerase — translated: MMGATAFDFCLPSNLNASQPPERRGLRRDHVKMMVLDKLTGEVRHDQFFRLANYLKRGDLLVLNNSRTIPAVLHAKVLREKKLIKDKVEIRLARRRAEETWEVLIVADEVIQGDTLEFSSELSATVIAYPDNSPLKTIQFSSKGTELFNSIYSLGEPVRYEYITNNWELDYYQTVFASQPGSVEMPSAGRAFSWELLFNLQRKGIELDFIQLHTGLSYLLDEEFELSPTNNYEEYQLTESTVEKVVKTKLAGGRVIAVGTTVVRALESAVMTGRLSGITNLYITKSYPLKWVDGIITGFHEPKASHLDMLTAFVPQDKLWNAYDDAIKNNYLWHEFGDMNLII
- a CDS encoding SDR family oxidoreductase, whose product is MINSKVVMITGASKGLGRALTLAFAKEGARLAICSRSSKELLAVKAEAVAFGAEVLAVLADISLVRDVERFVAMAEEAYGKIDVLINNASILGPSPMPLLLDYPEADFAEVLRVNTISPFLVARRVIPGMLQRNLGSIINLTSEAGNVGYAGWGAYGISKFAVEGLTETWADELASTNVRVNMVDPGEMDTEMHRLAVPECDYPLAKPEEVVGVFLYLASEKSSGINGQRYEAQEFTGGEG
- a CDS encoding BofC C-terminal domain-containing protein; amino-acid sequence: MILTGSATQIDDYHDQQKTEPQQVTIILERVYLDGEISEEALHESYWSIENFWEKYDQWQLVEMDETKMVFRKIEDDISPLLKANGYFGITDNGVLTIFNGRPGRSRIIQSFFQIDVEKLESKIQAELLQGIPIKTKDRYVEVLETFKTYSIEE
- a CDS encoding YhcN/YlaJ family sporulation lipoprotein, with protein sequence MKKKQWMIPLSAIIAVGLAGCANDDRASMNKDNKISGNPVGYYSNENHKESPNGYPTDNDGPLTEMMDHKVGIEDQENNRNRRNQLQERDENGNPPNPTKPLAKNDRGFFQRDNRFSTSDTNYHGHTNQRIGTTKTETDPEFQDNVTGKIKRRVAGIDNVQQVRSVVYGNSVTVSVELVNNKREDETVRAIRNAVKPYINGRTVQVITDDGAIGRDRNRNNDIQHEEHNK
- a CDS encoding phosphotransferase, yielding MTFNKKGDDDYFIRLLSYFRSHFREDIIEMVPFRKSVIMLKTTKNSYMIKGYQTNNRLKLQEAFIRTLRKEGFSNTYQFVRLPVDEMLYFDGHYFGGIEYIHPNKMPFTFQTQKSRQEGIELLEQFHQVTRNFESRYRTLLPQSTIIKKWKERTNLFATNLPTLKYFMHEKYLTEMLDWANWSINKMEESRSFYMNEPFVVLHGDVAHHNFLRDKRWKLHLIDFDLISIGPEVLDYLQYANRILPFIDWSFERLKSHRKFDTLLKEKAFLYALVFPADIFREWNRLIREKSYTDHQKYNQVMELTIGQFLLRKNFIDDIKRTL